A genomic segment from Actinoplanes sichuanensis encodes:
- a CDS encoding ABC transporter ATP-binding protein encodes MTGEAALCATGLGRRYRRNWALRDCTLELPQGRIIGLVGANGAGKTTLLHLAIGLLEPTEGTVTVFGRPAAVDQVGFVAQDHPLYSGFTVADMIRFGRSLNPRFDQAGAERRLTDLDIPLGRKAGALSGGQQAQVALTLALAKQPRLLILDEPVASLDPLARREVMRTLVDAVAESDLTVLLSSHVVAELERVCDHLVLLHQGRVRLTGDIDDLLAEHRLLTGPRTGETAPGVIAATHGERSSNLLVRQPPGVPAHPRWESHPVSLEDLVLAYLDER; translated from the coding sequence ATGACCGGCGAAGCCGCCCTGTGCGCCACCGGGCTGGGCCGCCGCTACCGCCGCAACTGGGCACTGCGCGACTGCACTCTGGAGCTGCCGCAGGGCCGCATCATCGGACTGGTCGGCGCGAACGGCGCGGGCAAGACCACCCTGCTGCACCTGGCGATCGGCCTGCTCGAGCCGACCGAGGGCACGGTGACGGTGTTCGGCCGTCCGGCCGCGGTCGACCAGGTGGGGTTCGTCGCCCAGGACCACCCGCTGTACTCCGGGTTCACCGTCGCCGACATGATCCGTTTCGGACGTTCACTGAATCCACGCTTCGACCAGGCCGGGGCCGAACGACGCCTGACGGACCTCGACATCCCGCTCGGTCGCAAGGCGGGCGCGCTCTCCGGCGGCCAGCAGGCCCAGGTGGCGCTCACCCTCGCGCTGGCCAAGCAGCCGCGCCTGCTGATCCTGGACGAGCCGGTGGCCAGCCTCGACCCGCTGGCCCGCCGCGAGGTGATGCGGACCCTGGTCGACGCGGTCGCCGAGTCCGACCTGACCGTCCTGCTCTCCTCGCACGTGGTCGCCGAACTCGAACGGGTCTGCGACCACCTGGTGCTGCTGCATCAGGGCCGGGTGCGCCTGACCGGCGACATCGACGACCTGCTGGCCGAGCATCGGCTGCTGACCGGACCGCGCACCGGCGAGACCGCGCCCGGCGTCATCGCCGCCACCCACGGCGAACGCAGCAGCAACCTGCTGGTCCGCCAGCCGCCGGGCGTACCGGCGCATCCCCGCTGGGAATCGCACCCGGTCAGCCTGGAAGACCTGGTGCTGGCCTATCTGGACGAGAGGTAG
- a CDS encoding TetR/AcrR family transcriptional regulator, which yields MRSDAQQNRERVLAAARAEFTAHGAGASLNKIAQRAGVGAGTLYRHFPSAQALLVAIIAEDVAALCATGRDLCGDPDPAEALRTWLRAVAVHATSMRGLVATELLDGAGTALAACHDEISAVGAALLERAGSPDRIDDVLTVVNAVAWASERAPAEQGRLDRLLGLVTRGLRVSRR from the coding sequence ATGCGTAGTGACGCTCAGCAGAACCGGGAACGGGTGCTCGCGGCGGCCCGGGCCGAGTTCACCGCGCACGGGGCGGGCGCGTCGCTCAACAAGATCGCGCAGCGTGCCGGGGTGGGCGCCGGCACGCTGTACCGGCACTTCCCGTCGGCGCAGGCGCTGCTCGTCGCGATCATCGCCGAGGACGTCGCCGCGCTCTGCGCCACCGGCCGGGACCTGTGCGGCGACCCGGACCCGGCCGAGGCTCTGCGCACCTGGCTGCGGGCCGTGGCCGTGCATGCGACCTCGATGCGCGGCCTGGTCGCCACCGAGTTGCTCGACGGCGCCGGAACGGCCCTGGCCGCCTGCCACGACGAGATCAGCGCGGTCGGTGCCGCACTGCTGGAGCGGGCCGGCTCCCCGGACCGGATCGACGACGTGCTCACCGTGGTCAACGCCGTCGCGTGGGCCAGCGAGCGTGCCCCGGCGGAGCAGGGGCGGCTCGACAGGCTGCTCGGGCTGGTGACGCGCGGTCTGCGGGTCAGCCGGCGGTGA
- a CDS encoding ABC transporter permease subunit, with protein MYWLTWRQHRMELLVAAALLLLAALPLIVTGVTMHEQYRSDGIAACVADPASRGGCGQLIEQFVDRYDQWANRLLWGAFLPALAGTFVGAPLLAREYEQGTWRLAFTQSVSRTRWLLTKLALVGSAVVVVGAAFGALFTWWRGPLNEIDGRLGAISFLIASPSLAAAGLFAFATGVLAGALLRRTIVAMAAALGTFLAVRLPLEEYVRPHYQAPLVRITDPQPGVETARLPDTDWIVQNSWVDAAGHRLTDGEESAIIRQVYGGADALYSSDARVESFMIDHGLRHWTEYHPDSSFWTFQAIEAGGFVALAVVFLAVAVWLVRRS; from the coding sequence GTGTACTGGCTGACCTGGCGGCAGCACCGCATGGAACTCCTGGTCGCGGCCGCCCTGCTGCTGCTCGCCGCGCTCCCGCTGATCGTCACCGGCGTGACGATGCACGAGCAGTACCGGTCCGACGGCATCGCGGCGTGCGTCGCCGATCCGGCGAGCCGGGGCGGCTGCGGGCAACTGATCGAGCAGTTCGTCGATCGGTACGACCAGTGGGCGAACCGCCTGTTGTGGGGCGCCTTCCTGCCCGCCCTGGCCGGCACCTTCGTCGGTGCTCCCCTGCTGGCCCGCGAGTACGAGCAGGGCACCTGGCGGTTGGCGTTCACCCAGAGCGTGTCGCGGACCCGCTGGCTGCTGACGAAGCTGGCCCTGGTCGGCTCGGCGGTCGTCGTGGTCGGGGCCGCGTTCGGCGCCCTGTTCACGTGGTGGCGCGGACCACTGAACGAGATCGACGGCCGGCTGGGCGCCATCTCGTTCCTGATCGCGTCACCGAGCCTGGCCGCGGCCGGTCTGTTCGCGTTCGCCACCGGTGTGCTGGCCGGTGCGCTGCTGCGCCGCACGATCGTGGCCATGGCGGCCGCGCTCGGTACCTTCCTCGCGGTGCGGCTGCCGTTGGAGGAGTACGTCCGCCCGCACTATCAGGCTCCCCTGGTCCGGATCACCGACCCGCAGCCGGGCGTCGAGACGGCCCGGCTGCCGGACACCGACTGGATCGTGCAGAACAGCTGGGTCGACGCGGCCGGGCACCGGCTCACCGACGGCGAGGAGTCGGCGATCATCAGGCAGGTGTACGGCGGCGCCGACGCGCTCTACAGCTCGGATGCCCGGGTGGAGAGCTTCATGATCGATCACGGTCTCCGGCACTGGACCGAATACCACCCGGACAGCAGCTTCTGGACCTTCCAGGCCATCGAGGCGGGTGGCTTCGTGGCCCTGGCCGTCGTCTTCCTGGCCGTGGCGGTATGGCTGGTCCGTCGATCCTGA
- a CDS encoding GntR family transcriptional regulator translates to MFAFRLDARSGVPTYLQLVDQVRRGLLLGYLVDGDRLPTVREVAATLVINPNTVAKAYRDLERAGLAAPRAGQGTFVVGSVDQVPAATYVKLSHGLRGWLRTAHDAGLDHDQIRALVTATLDDDQAQAGAA, encoded by the coding sequence GTGTTCGCGTTCCGGCTGGACGCAAGGTCGGGAGTACCGACGTATCTGCAGCTCGTCGATCAGGTACGCCGCGGGCTGCTGCTCGGCTACCTGGTCGACGGCGACCGGCTGCCGACGGTTCGTGAGGTGGCCGCCACTCTGGTGATCAATCCGAACACGGTCGCCAAGGCCTACCGGGATCTGGAGCGGGCCGGTCTGGCCGCCCCGCGTGCCGGTCAGGGCACCTTCGTGGTCGGCAGCGTCGACCAGGTTCCGGCCGCCACCTACGTCAAGCTGTCGCACGGTCTGCGCGGCTGGCTGCGCACCGCCCACGACGCGGGCCTCGACCACGATCAGATCCGCGCCCTGGTCACCGCCACCCTCGACGACGACCAGGCGCAGGCGGGCGCGGCATGA